A window of the Thermodesulfovibrionia bacterium genome harbors these coding sequences:
- the rpsG gene encoding 30S ribosomal protein S7 has protein sequence MPRRKVADKREILPDPIHNSKIVSKFINSLMKEGKKSVAEKICYGALDIIKEKTGNDPLKVFKSALDNVKPAVEVKSRRVGGATYQVPTDIMPDRRQALAYRWIIGFAAKRPGKTMREKLAAELMDAANNTGSSIKKREDTHKMAEANKAFAHYRW, from the coding sequence ATGCCAAGAAGAAAAGTAGCAGATAAAAGAGAGATCCTACCGGATCCGATACATAACAGCAAGATAGTGAGCAAGTTCATCAACTCGCTCATGAAAGAAGGGAAGAAGTCTGTGGCAGAAAAGATCTGCTACGGCGCTCTTGATATCATCAAGGAAAAGACAGGGAACGACCCGTTAAAGGTCTTCAAGTCAGCACTTGATAATGTGAAGCCTGCAGTAGAGGTTAAATCCAGGCGTGTTGGCGGAGCTACTTATCAGGTGCCTACTGACATAATGCCGGATAGACGTCAGGCCTTGGCATACAGGTGGATAATTGGTTTCGCTGCAAAACGCCCCGGAAAGACTATGAGAGAAAAATTGGCTGCAGAATTAATGGATGCGGCAAATAATACTGGATCTTCTATTAAGAAGAGGGAAGACACTCACAAGATGGCTGAGGCCAACAAGGCTTTTGCTCATTACAGATGGTAG